TCTTTGCGGAGACAGGGATCACCACCTCGCCTTTCGCATCAATATATCCCTTATCTGACGCGATCAGCCCTTCGCTCAGGTTGCCGAGGCGCTTGTAACGATATGGAATGACCAGTTTCCCCTCACGATCGATCATCCCGTAATCTCCGTAATAGCTTTCGTTTACGGGCATCAGCAATGCCTCCGTTTCCTCCACCATCAGCAGATTCCGCTCGGCTGCCCGGGTCACCTTGTACCAGGACTTGCCATCCCGCAAATAAGCAGCTGATTCTCCCTGCGGCGCAGGCGCATTATAAAGACGGACCTCCCCCGCATTGATTTCGTCCGACGATTTTTTGTCATTTATTACCGCATGAACGCAACTGCCCTTTGCCGACAGGAAATAATTTACGACCCCCAAGCCCTGAACGCTCTTGTTACTGTTGTCATTAATCAAAGGAATATAACCCGAGAACCTTTCCGACAGCTCCTCCGTAGTACAGATGAAAGTGCCAAGCTCCTTCGCTTCCGCCTGCTTCCCGGATTTATATACCAGCTTTGCTTTATAGTCGGTTGAAAATCCCCATTCATCACCCAGCTGCGTTATTTTGATCCCGTTAAATGTGTACCAGATATGATCATACATGATGGGGGTCATCACCGACCCTTCTTTTGACAATTCTCCCCACCTGCCTTCTGCTTTTACGAGGAACGAATGGAAATATCCCGCATTGTTGTGCTGGATTTGCACACCCTCTATCTCCTCGAACTGGGGAGCTACCAGCACGCTTGCATCATCGTTCAGCAGCCCGTATTGCCCGTTCATCCTCACGATGTAAATTTTCCTGTAGCTATTGTACATCTTCTTCCTGACCTTGACGAAGCTCTTCGTGTCCCCGTCAAACTCCTCACTGTCAAAATACACTGGCGCCACGTTCATGGCAGGCACATCGTAGATGGTATGCTTTTTACCTTGATGCTGGTAGCTCCTGGTATATATATCATCATAGTGCTTCGCAATGTATTCTTTTACCGCGCTTACATATTCGCTGCGTTCGTCCGCCGCTACATCATCATATTTCCTGATTCTTTCTATTCTGTCAAGCCGGGCATTGAGGTCGGCTCTTCTTTGCGCAGCTTCTCTTTTTTCTCTCTCCGCTTTCGCCGCGATCGACTGACGAATGGCACTGCTGGCCATGTCGGCAACGTCACCGATCGCGCCCGTCCAGGCATCCATTTTCTGGTTGCTGGCAGTTACTTGTCTCGCTACACTGTTATAGGCATTGTAGTTATTCCTGGCGTTTGTATTGGTGGACGAACGGTCTGTGAATGTTCCTTTTAATACGATGGGGCTTGGGCTGCTTTCACGATCGGCCTTGATCTTATAGTCACGCAGCCGTTTCCGGGTCCCGGCATCATTCAGCAGGGAAGGATTTTTATCCGTCTGTTCTTTGAGTTCATTATACAGCTGGGTAGCTGTTTTGGGAATATAGATGACCGGTGCCTTTGCAGGCTTTTTCTTATCCTTTGCAGGTTCCTTTTTTTCCTCCGTCTTCTTCTTTGCTGTGCCTGAAGATCCCCCTGCTGCCTTTTTCTCCTGTTCTTCCGGCTCTTCCATGGCTTTCTCTTCCGCTTCTTTTTCCTTTTTTTCCAGTTCCTCCATTTTTCTTTCAATGGCGGCGGACAGCTTTTCCACACCAGCTTTCAATCCCCCGTCCTCAACCGAAATGCCCTGGGCTTTTGCCAGCCACTGTGCCGCATTGTCCACATCATTTTTAGCAAGCGCGCTGTTTCCCTGCTGTATCGCATCCTTCACCGCGGCCTCCTGTTCCTTTGCCGAACGTTGTTCTTCCTCGGCCGCTTTGATATCCTGCTCCAGCTGCTCCAGTTCCTGCTTTACCTTCTCATCGCCCGTTTGCCTGTTCCTTGCCTGGTTATAGGCATTCCTCGCCCCGCGGGGATCATGTTTACCCAACGCCTGCCTGGCATTGGCGATCAGTTTCGTGATCTCCGAATTCGCCTGCTGTTCATTCTTCAGTTTGCTGCGGACAGCAGCTATTTTGTTCTTCAGATCATTGACATATATTTCGGTGACTTTTTCATTTTTCAGGCGCCCTTTATCCTCGAAGAAATTGCGTCCTGTTTTCTTTTTGTACGCATCCGCCGCCTTGATGACATCCTGCCGCCAGACAGGAACGGCGTAATCGGTTCCGCTTTGATTCAAATGAAAGGACACATCATAGGCCCCAAGGTCCGGATACCCCTCAAATTTCACCTGCCCTTTAAGGCGAAAGCCAAAGGTTTTCAGATGCATAACAAACCTGATACCGGCATCGGACATGGCCTTTCCCAATGCAGGGCTCATCCCCTCTCCCTCGTATTGCGATACCAGCAGCTGTGCATTTTTGGCATGCATCATACTGTTCTTGAAATAGGCCTGAAGGCTTGCCGTGCCCAGGAATCCATCCAGGCGGTACGGGGCGGAAATGTTCTGATATTGTTGTGCGTACAATCCGGAATAACAGCAAAACAATGTAACAGAAAGTAGTAGCGCTCTTTTCATTTCGGTATAAGTTGAATAAGTTCAGTGGTGTTTTCCCTGATCAGGGAATGGTGTTTATATTGTGTCCAGTAGTATATAGCAATAAGCAGTAATGCAAAAATAGGTAAGGTGTCAACCGGTAAAAATACCCTGGGCAGGGTATTTTTACTATATTTAACGCTTATCTGATTGCTAAATCCCTTATCCGGACCTTGAAATGGAAAAACTGATACTCGATGAAGCCCAAAAGATATGGACAGAAATAGCCCGTCAGAAAACACCGGGAGAACTGAAGCTGGAAGTAGAGCTTTACAAAAAGCTGCTCAATGTATTCCAGGTAGGTGATTACACCTATTTAATCTTTAATCCGCCGGAAATGACCATTGAGTTCTGCAGCGATTCCATTACCGCGCTGCTGGGCTATCAGCCTCATGAATTCACGCTGGAATTCCTTTTATCCCTTATACATCCGGACGATCTCCCCTATTTTATGGATTTTGAAGCCACCGTTACCCGGTTCTTTACACAGCTCCCCCCGGAAAAAGTACAGCGGTACAAGTCCCGGTACGACTACCGCCTGCGGAGAGCAGACGGCACTTACATACGGATATTACAGCAGATCGTAACCATTCAGAGCGATGAAGATGGCGCAGTGCTGCGCACATTCGTTGTTCATACCGATATTTCCCACCTTAAGACCGGGGGAAAAATGACCCTTTCTTTCATAGGGCTGGAAGGAGAACCCTCTTATTTCGATGTAAAGCCCATCGGGAAGTTCATTCCTTCCCGGGAAGTGCTGACCAGGCGGGAGAAGCAGATACTAGCCCTGCTGGTGCAGAACAAGCAGACCGCAGAAATTGCCGCTTTACTGCATATCAGCCCCGCGACCGTATCCACACACAGGAAGAACATGTTAAAAAAAACCAACACTCACTCCGTTCTGGAGCTGGCTGCGCTTGCCCTTGAGAAGGGATGGACGCCCTGATGGCGCCTTTGCCCGATTCCGGCCTACCCCGCCGCTGCCCAAAAATTTCCCGATTGCGTAAACATTTTTCCTTTTTTGATCAGGAAGCCCCCTGATCCCTCCCGACCTTTGCGGCACCATTTCAATAACACCGAGCTGACCAGCTTTCTGGCAGAACAGCCGTATAAATAAACTATGATGAAAAGATTTACGTATTTGCTCTTTTTGCTGATCGGGACGATCACCACCAGCCAGGCACAAAATCCAACAGGAACGATCAAAGGCACCATTACTACGAACGACGGCCAACCCGCTCCTTATGTGACCGTTCAGGTTAAAGACAAGAACCGCGGCGTGGTAACGGACGTTAAAGGAGAATACATCTTCCGCCGTATCCAGCCCGGCGAATATATTATCCAGGTTTCCCTCGTAGGGCATGAAACCTCGGAACAGCGCGTTACGGTAGCAGCGGGACAAACGGCCGATGTCAACATCAGCCTGAAGCTCTCTGATACCCAGTTGCAGGAGGTGATTATCATCGGCAGCCAGAACAAGTTCGGCAAAAAAGAAAGCGACCATATCGCACGTCTGCCGATCAAAAATCTGGAAAATCCGCAGGTATATAATACCGTGAGCAAGGAACTGATGAAAGAACAGGTGATCACCACCTTCGACGATGCCATCAAAAATGCTCCCGGCGTGAACAGGCTCTGGTCATCTACCGGCAGGCCCGGAGATGGCGCAGGATACTTCTCCATGCGCGGGTTCTCTGTACAGCCTTCCATGATCAATGGTATCGCCGGGCTCACCAACGGCTCCATCGATCCCGCCAATATCGAGAGGATCGAAACCATCAAAGGCCCCTCCGGCACCCTGTTCGGCAGCAGCCTGATCTCTTTCGGCGGATTGATCAACATCGTGACCAAAAAGCCGTACGACAACTTCGGCGGAGAGATCACCTACACCGGCGGCGGATTCGGACTGAACAGGATCACCGCAGACATCAATGCCCCGCTTAACCAGGACAAAACGGCCCTGCTCCGCGTGAATGGCGCTTACCATTATGAGAACAGCTTCCAGGATTTCGGGTTCCGCAAATCCTTCTTCCTGGCGCCAAGCCTTTCCTACCAGGTGAACGACCGCCTCTCTTTCAATATCAATACCGAATTCTATAACGGAGAAAATACCAACCCCCTCATGGTGTTCCTCAACCGCAGCCGCCAGCTGATCGCCAGAACACCTGATGAACTGGGTATCGACTTTAACCGCTCCTTCACCAGCAACGATATCACCAACAGAACACCGACCGTGAACGTATTCGGGCAGATGAACTATAAACTGTCTGACAAATGGACTTCACAAACCAATATTTCCCGCAGCAACCGCAAAAGCGATGGCTACTACTCCTACGTGATGTTCCTCGATGCAGGTGACGCCACTGTGGAAAAACCGAACGATACCCTGTTCAGCCGTTATGTCTACAAACAGCATTCCACTTCCGTGACCACAGACATCCAGCAGAACTTCATCGGTGACTTCCGCATCGGCAGCCTCCGCAACAGACTGGTATTTGGACTGGATTACCTGAGTATGGAGACCATCAACAACCACTCTCCTTACATGCTCTTCGATCTGGTGAATGCAGTGAACACAGCAGACCCACGCTACTCCCAGCTTAACCGCGATGCAGTGGACGCAAGACTCGCACAGCTGACCACCGGCCATACCAGGAACCGCACGCTGAACAACACTTACAGCGCCTATGCATCCAATGTGCTCAACATCACTGACGAGTTGATTGCCATGATGAGCGTAAGAGTAGACCATTTTGAAAGCAAAGGCACGGAAAACTATGTTACCGGCAAAACCGCAGGCGACTATAGCCAGACCGCCGTATCTCCCAAGTTCGGCCTCGTGTACCAGGTGGTAAAAGACAAAGTAAGCCTGTTTGCCAATTATATGAACGGCTTCCGCAACGTGGCTCCGCAGGTATTGCCGGATGTACTGGGCATTGACGGGAACATGAAACCGCAGCAAGCCAACCAGTTCGAGGGCGGTGTAAAACTCGATCTGCTGAACCATAAGCTGAACCTTACCGCCAGCTATTACGACCTCGCCGTCAACAATATGAGCCTGGCAATGTCTACCGTCATCGATGGAACAAACTACAACTATTCCGTGCAGGACGGCACACAGCGCAGCAAAGGCATCGAAATAGACCTGACGGCCAGTCCTGTTAACGGCCTGAACATCGTTGCCGGATACGGGTATAACGACAGCAAAATGGAAAAGGCCGACAAGAACGTGGAAGGCCTCCGCCCCACCACTGCCGGCCCCGAACACCTCGCTAACCTCTGGATCAGCTACACCGCAACCGGCGGCAAACTGCAGGGCCTCGGCGCAGGCTTCGGCGGCAACTACGCCAGCGAGAACCTGATCACCAATACCGTTGCCACCGGCATCTTCACCCTCCCCTCCTACACCATCCTCAACGCCTCCGTTTTCTACAGCGTAGGGGCTTACCGCCTCGCCGTGAAAGTGGACAACCTTGCCAATAAAGAATACTTCGGCGGATGGACGACCGTAGAAAAACAAATGCCCAGAAGACTTGCCGTTAGCGCAGGGTTTAAATTCTGATAAACTCCCCGCTTCCCGGATCGGTTAAATATTGCAGGACTGTATCGAAAGCGATACAGTCCTTTTTTATCCATGTCTGCCAACCCATCTTTTCCCATCCCGGCAGGCAGACCGGCTCCTGACATCCCCACCGCTCAACCCTGAAAACATTCGCTCAAACTATTTTATTCGTTTTTCTACGAAACATTCGTAATTTAGCCGGAAACCAAAAAGGCGCCATGTTACGAATTATATTCATCGTTGTAATATTGATGACCGGCCTGCATCAGGCAAAGGCTCAGCAGAAACAGGAGTTACGGGGAACAGTGGCGGATTCCGCCAGCAATGACCTCCTGGAAATGGCTACCGTTACCGCGCAGGACAGTAAAGACAGCAGCCTCATCACCTATACGCTGACCGACAAGAACGGCGCCTTCCGCCTGACCGGTTTGCCTGCAGACAAATCCATCCGCCTCCTCATATCCTACACCGGCTACGGTACCTATATCAAAGTATTGCCTCCCGGCAGCCCCGCCAACCTGGGGCGCATCACCCTCGCCACCGCCCCGCATGAGCTGAACACGGTTGTCGTTGAAGGCGACCGCCCACCGGTAACTATCCGGCAGGATACCATCGAATTCAATGCCGCCTCCTTCAAAACCCGGCCCAATGCTGTGGTGGAAGACCTCCTGAAGAAACTGCCGGGGGTGGACATTGACGAAGAAGGCAATATTACCGTCAACGGAAAAAAAGTCAGCCGCATACTGGTAGACGGAAGGGAGTTCTTCGCCAATGACCCCAAGCTCGCCACCAAAAACCTCCCCTCTGCTATCATCGACAAGGTGCAGGTAGTGGATACCAAAACAAAACAGGAAGCGAGGATGAATGTGCTGAAAGACGGGGAAGACAAGACGCTCAATCTCACGCTGAAGGCAGATAAAAAAAAGGGACTCTTCGGGAGGCTCTCTGCCGGAGGCGGCACAGATGAACGGTTTGAACTGAGCGGCATGGCTAACGCGTTCGATGGCGCCAGGCAACTGAGCATACTGGGATCATCCAACAACCTCAACAAGATCGGGTTCACCCAATCAGAGATGTTCAGTAGCATCAACACCAGGAACGGCATCGCCATAAGCGCCAGTTCAAATGGCTCCCTTGCCGTTAATGGCATCAACTTCGGCGGCACCGGCGAGGGCATACGCACCGCGTCCATGATCGGGTATAATTACAACGATAAGTGGAACAAAACGGATGTCAACAACAGCTATTTCTTCAACAATACCGATGCAAGGTTCCGGACGCTGAACAACCGGGAATACCTTAACGGGGATAGCCGCATGTTCACGAACAGCGACCGCAACGGCTATAGCAGAAATGCCAATCACCGGGTGAACTTCAACTTCGATATTGAGCTGGATTCCACGCTCCGGCTCACCCTGAACCCCGCTTACGACTATGCGAAAATGAGCAGCAATGCCTCCGGCAGCGAGATCACCAGTGATGAGAACGGGGCGTTGATCAATACCAACGAAACGGAAAACCGTGCGCTCAGCACGAATCATAACTTTTCCAACACCCTTGGTCTCACCAAACAACTGAAGAAAAAAGGCCGCAACATCGGCCTGCAGTTCTCCAACACCTACGGCACCTACGATGGCGATGCCTACAATCTCAGTGAACTGGAATATTACGAGAACGAGCAGCTCACCGAGGCCAGGCATGTCAACCAGCTGACCGTGGCGGATAATACCACCGAAAACTACCGCCTCAGCCTGTCCTACACCGAGCCATTGTCCGAAACCTGGAAACTGACGGCCGGATACGGTTTCAGCCACAACACCAATACTTCCAACCGCCAGACATTCAACTATGATTCCACCAGCAAAGGCTACACCATACCGGACGAGGCCTTTTCCAACAGGTTCCGCACCGTTAATACCAGCCAGACGCCCAACCTGGCGGTCGATTTCAACGGGAAAAAGATCCGTGCAAGCATCGGCGGCACGCTTTACCTGAATATGCTGGACAACTATTCATATACCACCAATGCCACGCTCAAACAATATCAGACCAATTTTGCGCCGAACTCCCGGATCAACTACAGGCTGAAAAACGGCGGTTCCTTCAACCTGAACTACAACGGATACATGCAACAGCCCTCGCTGGAGCAGCTGCAACCTGTGCCGGACAACACGAACCCGCTGAATGTGCGGATCGGTAATCCCGACCTGAAACCGGCGTTCACGCAGAATATACGCTTCGGGTACGACCGCTTCTCACCCACTGGCTTCGGGGTATTTTCCAGCATTGCTTTCAGCCCGATCCTCAACAGGTTCTCTACCGCCAGTTTTATCAACTCAAAAGGCGAAAGAACAACACAAACGATCAATGTGGATGGTACTTACAACGTCAGCATGAACTTCACCATCAGCAGCACAAAAAAAACAAAGGATATACAGTACAGGATCAGCGGCGGCGGCTTCATCAACGGAAGCAGGAATATCAGCTACAACAATACCGGCAATATCGCCGGCGATACCACCCTCTACCGGAATACTACGCTCAACTTCACTTACACCCCTTATGTATTGTACAATTATGCGTATAAGGAACTGCTGGACATCTCGGTGAGTTACCGGCCCTCCTACACAGATGCCCGGTACAAACCGGCCGGCAATATAACAGGCAGTTTTTTTACGCAACGCGCCACCCTGGGCAGCACCTTGTACTGGCCGGGTAATTTTTCCTGGGACAATGATGTGAACTATACCTACAACAGCCGCATCGCAGCGGGTTTCCAAAAGCATGTGGTGCTGTGGAACATGGGGCTGGCCTATGATTTCTTCAAGGATAAAAGTCTGCAGGCCAAAGTGTCCGCATTCGATCTGCTGCGGCAGAATACCAGTGTGCGCCGGATCGTAAATGAACTGTATATTGAAGATGTGCAGACGGATATTGTAGAACAGTATTTCATGCTGACGCTGACCTGGAATTTCTCGAAGTTCGGGGCAAAACCCAAAGGCAGCAACCGCAGGATAGACGGCGGGCGCAGCATGTTCATGTTCTAGCCGTTAAAGGTAACGTTCCCTGATCACCCGCTGATGATGCAGGGCATGGCCGATAATAATATACCCGAGGCTGAGCACGGTCACCGGTGTATTGCTCGCCATCCCCTTTCGCTGCATCTCTTCTTCGTTGAGAGAACGGAAAAGATGCTCGGAAGACAGTCGTACCATCTGGAATTCCTCGATCATATCCACCCAGTCGCGATGCTCCACCCTGGCTGCATCGGCAAACCCGTTCTCATCAAAACCCGCCAGCGGCGTATGGTCTTTCCGGGCAAAACGAAGGGCACGGTAAGCAAATACGCGCTCCGCATCCGTGATATGCTGCAATACCTGCCTGATCGTCCATTTGCCGGTGGCATAGGCATGGTTCTGCTTGTCCTCCGGTATGGCGTCCAGGAACTGCAGCGTAACCGCCGTCTGATTGGAAAAAGCGTCCAGTATGTCATTCTCCGGTACCATCGACACATAAGTGTGATAAAATTCCCCGTAATCCTGTGCTGAAGGTCTTGCCATATATGTATATTTTACAATGAAGATAAACAAGATCACTTATATTTAAGTAGCATACAACCTACAAACAACTGTATGAAAACCGATGAAGCATAAACACGTTAAAAAATACGCATTATGAAACAATTGCTTACTGCAGCCGCTTTGCTGCTAACCTCACACCTATCCTACGCGCAGGATGAACTTTCCGGCGCCTGGAAACTCAAAGGCGCCGGTGAGCCGCAAACCGTGCGCATCATTGAAGACGGCTACTTCATGCAAACCGTATTCGACCAGGCCGGGAAAAAGTTCATCAGCACACTGGGCGGCACGATTGACGCGGACCAGCAGGCACTGAAAGAAACGATCGAGTTCAACACCGCGGATAAAGACAACATCGGCACCACAAAGAACTGCACCTATGTGCTGAAGGAAAACAAACAGCTGGCCATCACCTGCGAGGGCAAAACCGAGCAATGGGAGCGTATCGATGATGGCAAGACGGACCTGGCCGGCACCTGGCGCATCACCGGCAGGGAAAACAACGGACAGATGACCACCATGCGCCCCGGAGCCCGCAAGACCCTGAAGATACTTTCCGGCACCCGCTTTCAATGGGCGGCGATCAACCCGGAAACCAAAGAGTTCTTCGGCACCGGCGGCGGTACCTACACCTTCGAGAACGGAAAATATACAGAGACCATCACTTTCTTTTCCCGGGACAATACCCGCGTGGGCATGAGCCTCTCCTTTGACGGCAAAGTGGACGGCAATAAATGGCACCACAGCGGCAAAAGCTCCAAAGGTGATCCCATCAGCGAAATATGGAGCAGGATCGAATAATGTATTATATTGCAGTCATAAATATATATAACTGGTAATATGATACGAAAATGCCTATTAATCAGCGCATTAAGTGTGCTAACTGCTCAAACGGCCTTTAGCCAGCGGAAAAAGAAATCC
This genomic stretch from Chitinophaga sp. XS-30 harbors:
- a CDS encoding WG repeat-containing protein, whose translation is MKRALLLSVTLFCCYSGLYAQQYQNISAPYRLDGFLGTASLQAYFKNSMMHAKNAQLLVSQYEGEGMSPALGKAMSDAGIRFVMHLKTFGFRLKGQVKFEGYPDLGAYDVSFHLNQSGTDYAVPVWRQDVIKAADAYKKKTGRNFFEDKGRLKNEKVTEIYVNDLKNKIAAVRSKLKNEQQANSEITKLIANARQALGKHDPRGARNAYNQARNRQTGDEKVKQELEQLEQDIKAAEEEQRSAKEQEAAVKDAIQQGNSALAKNDVDNAAQWLAKAQGISVEDGGLKAGVEKLSAAIERKMEELEKKEKEAEEKAMEEPEEQEKKAAGGSSGTAKKKTEEKKEPAKDKKKPAKAPVIYIPKTATQLYNELKEQTDKNPSLLNDAGTRKRLRDYKIKADRESSPSPIVLKGTFTDRSSTNTNARNNYNAYNSVARQVTASNQKMDAWTGAIGDVADMASSAIRQSIAAKAEREKREAAQRRADLNARLDRIERIRKYDDVAADERSEYVSAVKEYIAKHYDDIYTRSYQHQGKKHTIYDVPAMNVAPVYFDSEEFDGDTKSFVKVRKKMYNSYRKIYIVRMNGQYGLLNDDASVLVAPQFEEIEGVQIQHNNAGYFHSFLVKAEGRWGELSKEGSVMTPIMYDHIWYTFNGIKITQLGDEWGFSTDYKAKLVYKSGKQAEAKELGTFICTTEELSERFSGYIPLINDNSNKSVQGLGVVNYFLSAKGSCVHAVINDKKSSDEINAGEVRLYNAPAPQGESAAYLRDGKSWYKVTRAAERNLLMVEETEALLMPVNESYYGDYGMIDREGKLVIPYRYKRLGNLSEGLIASDKGYIDAKGEVVIPVSAKKFTMLGDFEHGLALVKSADYKQGFIDKKGNFVLPLSRYRNVGMAYNELGKKCYKEEAYADAVHWFRKAAEAGNSNAQHNLSVCYEAGKGVEKDGAMAIRWLTAAAERGFEKSILTLGNKYQFGENVDQDYHKAAFWYEKLARRNGNAKANLILCLIALRRLNEAKEWLEGSLKAKNAYAYYLYGLWHEQKNDRKNALRWYKKAIKGGDAAAKKRMDELKKIPEGQPLGVRASTGKIPAGNARVYFIRATGMKLSGVGIPIMNNGNEIIKLGNNSYAVHLVPSGLHELALNTKKLKAATMPLKFELMSGASYYLKIHFDGKGLNPAAIMLYPMQEKEALEMMKTLKEDYTMNNGMPPLPSQPSQASQPSPLSPSVLKVKGLFQKQL
- a CDS encoding TonB-dependent receptor; its protein translation is MLRIIFIVVILMTGLHQAKAQQKQELRGTVADSASNDLLEMATVTAQDSKDSSLITYTLTDKNGAFRLTGLPADKSIRLLISYTGYGTYIKVLPPGSPANLGRITLATAPHELNTVVVEGDRPPVTIRQDTIEFNAASFKTRPNAVVEDLLKKLPGVDIDEEGNITVNGKKVSRILVDGREFFANDPKLATKNLPSAIIDKVQVVDTKTKQEARMNVLKDGEDKTLNLTLKADKKKGLFGRLSAGGGTDERFELSGMANAFDGARQLSILGSSNNLNKIGFTQSEMFSSINTRNGIAISASSNGSLAVNGINFGGTGEGIRTASMIGYNYNDKWNKTDVNNSYFFNNTDARFRTLNNREYLNGDSRMFTNSDRNGYSRNANHRVNFNFDIELDSTLRLTLNPAYDYAKMSSNASGSEITSDENGALINTNETENRALSTNHNFSNTLGLTKQLKKKGRNIGLQFSNTYGTYDGDAYNLSELEYYENEQLTEARHVNQLTVADNTTENYRLSLSYTEPLSETWKLTAGYGFSHNTNTSNRQTFNYDSTSKGYTIPDEAFSNRFRTVNTSQTPNLAVDFNGKKIRASIGGTLYLNMLDNYSYTTNATLKQYQTNFAPNSRINYRLKNGGSFNLNYNGYMQQPSLEQLQPVPDNTNPLNVRIGNPDLKPAFTQNIRFGYDRFSPTGFGVFSSIAFSPILNRFSTASFINSKGERTTQTINVDGTYNVSMNFTISSTKKTKDIQYRISGGGFINGSRNISYNNTGNIAGDTTLYRNTTLNFTYTPYVLYNYAYKELLDISVSYRPSYTDARYKPAGNITGSFFTQRATLGSTLYWPGNFSWDNDVNYTYNSRIAAGFQKHVVLWNMGLAYDFFKDKSLQAKVSAFDLLRQNTSVRRIVNELYIEDVQTDIVEQYFMLTLTWNFSKFGAKPKGSNRRIDGGRSMFMF
- a CDS encoding LuxR C-terminal-related transcriptional regulator, producing MEKLILDEAQKIWTEIARQKTPGELKLEVELYKKLLNVFQVGDYTYLIFNPPEMTIEFCSDSITALLGYQPHEFTLEFLLSLIHPDDLPYFMDFEATVTRFFTQLPPEKVQRYKSRYDYRLRRADGTYIRILQQIVTIQSDEDGAVLRTFVVHTDISHLKTGGKMTLSFIGLEGEPSYFDVKPIGKFIPSREVLTRREKQILALLVQNKQTAEIAALLHISPATVSTHRKNMLKKTNTHSVLELAALALEKGWTP
- a CDS encoding TonB-dependent receptor, whose amino-acid sequence is MMKRFTYLLFLLIGTITTSQAQNPTGTIKGTITTNDGQPAPYVTVQVKDKNRGVVTDVKGEYIFRRIQPGEYIIQVSLVGHETSEQRVTVAAGQTADVNISLKLSDTQLQEVIIIGSQNKFGKKESDHIARLPIKNLENPQVYNTVSKELMKEQVITTFDDAIKNAPGVNRLWSSTGRPGDGAGYFSMRGFSVQPSMINGIAGLTNGSIDPANIERIETIKGPSGTLFGSSLISFGGLINIVTKKPYDNFGGEITYTGGGFGLNRITADINAPLNQDKTALLRVNGAYHYENSFQDFGFRKSFFLAPSLSYQVNDRLSFNINTEFYNGENTNPLMVFLNRSRQLIARTPDELGIDFNRSFTSNDITNRTPTVNVFGQMNYKLSDKWTSQTNISRSNRKSDGYYSYVMFLDAGDATVEKPNDTLFSRYVYKQHSTSVTTDIQQNFIGDFRIGSLRNRLVFGLDYLSMETINNHSPYMLFDLVNAVNTADPRYSQLNRDAVDARLAQLTTGHTRNRTLNNTYSAYASNVLNITDELIAMMSVRVDHFESKGTENYVTGKTAGDYSQTAVSPKFGLVYQVVKDKVSLFANYMNGFRNVAPQVLPDVLGIDGNMKPQQANQFEGGVKLDLLNHKLNLTASYYDLAVNNMSLAMSTVIDGTNYNYSVQDGTQRSKGIEIDLTASPVNGLNIVAGYGYNDSKMEKADKNVEGLRPTTAGPEHLANLWISYTATGGKLQGLGAGFGGNYASENLITNTVATGIFTLPSYTILNASVFYSVGAYRLAVKVDNLANKEYFGGWTTVEKQMPRRLAVSAGFKF
- a CDS encoding membrane or secreted protein, producing the protein MKQLLTAAALLLTSHLSYAQDELSGAWKLKGAGEPQTVRIIEDGYFMQTVFDQAGKKFISTLGGTIDADQQALKETIEFNTADKDNIGTTKNCTYVLKENKQLAITCEGKTEQWERIDDGKTDLAGTWRITGRENNGQMTTMRPGARKTLKILSGTRFQWAAINPETKEFFGTGGGTYTFENGKYTETITFFSRDNTRVGMSLSFDGKVDGNKWHHSGKSSKGDPISEIWSRIE
- a CDS encoding DinB family protein, which gives rise to MARPSAQDYGEFYHTYVSMVPENDILDAFSNQTAVTLQFLDAIPEDKQNHAYATGKWTIRQVLQHITDAERVFAYRALRFARKDHTPLAGFDENGFADAARVEHRDWVDMIEEFQMVRLSSEHLFRSLNEEEMQRKGMASNTPVTVLSLGYIIIGHALHHQRVIRERYL